tgaatttttttttctagtaAAGTCATTTTGACTAAAtcaaatagattttttttttcaaatagtGATGTGACAATcacattttaaaaaatttacttttacatataatataataattatatatgtaccACGTGACAACtacaaaaactaaaataaaagattacatTTTTCACTGTTGGATtaagtaaaaaatatattttttttttattctatcaTGTAGTTATCATGTCACACATAAAAGTTAAGTCATTTTCAACGTAACTGTCATATCATTAATTTagtgatttttttatttgtgaataaatttattgaaataaaaataaaaattcattaactttattaaaataaaataaagttcaGAACTTACCCTCTCGGACTCAGCTAACAGATGGGTTGGGCTACCTAATATTGGGCCGGTGGATTGATGGGCCTGTCTGGTAtggactatatatatatacaccttttaaattttattttatatttattagacTCAGAAATTATTGattttatataatttggtgTAACTTCCTCAGCTTTAAATACTCCTAACAAACTCTGCCTGATCATCCTCTGGAGATCTCCAGAAAAACTGCTATTTCTGAAAATGGAATCACTCCTCCTCGGCCATAAATATTCTCTCCTGATGACTGCAGAGAGGTAGAAGAAACTAATCAAATTCAAAAAGCTGGAATATGGAAGTGTAAGAGAGATTTGGTTTAATCGACCATCGAGGTGAGAGCGAGCTATTTCTCAGTTTGCAAATCTATGTTTTGATTTCATGTTTATGCTTTCATCGATTGATTGTAATTTGATGCGGAGTGTTTGGTATATCGTTTTCTAATTTGCGTCTGGTCTGCGAGATGGTTGATAAAATGCCTACACGAAGCGTGTGTGTTTTCTAGACAATGATTGCAATAGAGGTTCTAGTTGATACTTGCCAAGTTTGTTTTTATGCTTGATCAATTTGATAAGGATtggatcatatatatatataaaaaaaaaaaggggcgGCCctgtcgcactacgcgtccccgctgagcgagggtccgggaaggggtcccaccacaagggtgtactgggggcaaagccaatttatttggcaagaggccgctcctaagactcgaaccgtcacacgacaacaacgtttacctaTTGGATCATATATATAACTTTTAAGAAAATGAATGACTTATTCTCGACAATTCTATCTTGAATTCAAACGTTTTTTTGGCCCTCAAACTTTCGGAAATGACATTTTCGACACCTGAATTTGCTTGAAACTCTCACCACCTCATTTTGCAAGCTCAACTCGCTTAAAATGATCTTTCTGTCACCACAATTtgcctatgttgcacggaaacaggAAAAACAAGGGAAACTGATACCCGAAGACGTTATTTCTAAGATAAATTAGCTAGGAAATGGTAATAGAAACAGAAACGGATACGAAACATGGAAACACTAATGAAgtagagtttccgtgcaacataacaATTTGCTTAAATTACATGTGGCTTTTAGAATGTGTATCGTCACGTCACAGTTGTTAGTGAGCCTTGATTGACCTTGGAGCCTGAATCAAGGCTCGCCTATGTGTTTTCACTaaggtttttcttttatttcatgTAAAACAAATGTTTGACTAATTTCAATCGctaatctaatttaaataagattaattttaaCCCTTGATCTAAATAAGAATATCAATACACATGACTAAATATCgaaagattagggagggatttAGGGCCTTATTGCACCTTacacctttaacaactatgcgcCAAGTACAAATAAGAGGTTAGCCATGACAGTTTATCACTTCAACTTGCTTACTGGCACGTGAAAGTTCAACATGACAGTTTAAGCAAGTTCGTGGAATGGAAAGGCCGTTTTGAAAGTTTAAAGGATGTTTGAATTTAAGCTGGCGGGGCTAGATAATagatatgtaaaaaaaaaagggcggtccggtcgcactacgcgtccccgctgagcgagggtccggggagaggtcccaccacaagggtgtactggggcaagccttcccctgccaatttatttggcaagatgAATTGTTGGGGATGATGTTGATCTTTGCTAGCTAATTAGTGTAAATTCCTTATTATTTCTATATTTATGGTGAATTTGAAACTATTTCCGATTTTGTGGTATTTTTAGTTCAATTCGCCTATCAGGCCAGTGGACTAATACATGTCATGTGAAAGGCATGTAAGATGTCCCCTTTCCTCTTTCTCAAAGCTTTCCCTATCTTTGTAGACTATTGATAAACCTTTTCACATCCACATTGATTTTGCTTCCTTTAAGACAAATATACATGGATGCACCAGTCCGCTTGTCAAATAGGTGAACTGCTTTAAAAGTCTGTAGAAAATGTTGGACATGCCATTATGATTGGCGGAGTGAACTTAAAGCACCACAAACCCGGAAATAATTTCAAATCTACTGTATATAGAGAATAGTTAAGGAATTCACCACAGATATGTCATTCTATCTATTCTTgcaaattttttataacataaATACACTCATTCACAAAGGCacacaaagaaaagaaagaattaTATCCACTTCAACCTTTCAACAAATGCAATGTCACTAATTTACATTCTCTAATTGCCTATCTACTTACaccaacaaataaaaaaatgctTAATACATCAGCAGTTACTGTACTCGGTCAAATAATCCGATTACTACCCTGAATTTTGGAGATGTTTcattagccccctaaacttacttaaaagTGTCCTAATGAAATGTTTCCAAAACTCAGAAGGACAATTGGATTATTTGGTGAAACACAGAGGATCATGATATATTAaaccaataaaaaaacatatccAATAATGAAATTGATTATTTATCTTGCAGATTAAGAAGGAATCAAGGAAGGACATGTTCTAATTTAAGAGGCTCTTCTCCAAGTAAAAGTGACCTCAAAACAGCTTCACATAAACCATTATAATGCACAACTAAGTGTCCACCATGAGGAACCTCATGATATTGAATCCAAGGTAACTTTCCTGAGATAAATCTTTGCAGTTGATATGGCACAACCTTATCTTCATAGCCTTGCCATATGTGAACAGAGCTTTCATTTTGAGGGAATGGATTTTTCAGTTGAATGGGATCAAAGTCCCACTTCTCAAATCCAACCATAAAATCATGCCGAAGTGTATCGAAAACCTCTTGTTCTTGTAATTTATCCTGAGGTTGGAAACACAAGTTATTATCAATGTTAGTATGCTTATTTGTTGCTACTTCAAATGTTCTACATGTAAATactactttaaataaattttgacACATATTAACACATAGTTTTAGTTAAAGGTGACAATTGTGTACACGGCGCAATAACACAATACAAACCCAACACGCATTTAGTGGGTTAGTGTTTTATTAAGTAAATAGTGAATCATTTTTGGGTCCACGGAAACTTGACATCAAATTTTTGGGCTTACGATTTCTAATCGAAAATGACTTGAATattgaaaataattattaaGCCCTCGCATTTTCTTATATGCACCttaatagaattaataaaattactAGTCACCTGTGAACATAGCTCGAACATCTCATGTTTATACATGCCATCCTTAGTAGAGATAGTAGAGTTGTACATGACATATGAAGACATTACATAAGCCCAATATAGCATAAGCGGGTTAAGGGTTTGTTAAATAGATTTTGGATCAAACTTTTGGACGGTCAAGGTTAAGTATACTATGTCTTCCTACAGTTTTAGATGTCACCATTAACACAgagatagtaaaattacatgaCCCATGAACACGACACCAAAATGACACTAACCAGATATGATTGACAcaaatataatttttgtttGAATTGGGTTAGGTTGACTCATTTGACACTAACTTGATAATTGACACGAAATGAACACGTCCGACTTAAACGAATTTCCACCCCTAGTTTTAGTGTCAAAAACCACATTTTTCCCATCTATAATTTTGTGAATATGGCTGATGTGGTTACCTTGCTTAACATGGGGAATCCtggtattttcttcaatatctctaTATCTTGAGTGCTAAAGAAAAAAGGATTCTTTTCCAGGACAGAAGTTGAAGGAAGCCATTTCTGAGTAACCCACCAGTGTAAAAGTCCAGGGGCATACTTGGAAAACCATAATGCCCACTGAACAAGTTTCCTCCTGTAGTCGTCTTTAATCAAAGATTGAGGAAGAGAAGGCCATTTATAATTCACAACTGGATTTATTAGTGCAGCACCTGCTAGCCTGCACACATGGTTTTGAGGTTAGTATCATAATCTTATTCAAGAGATTAGCAGAATAGTATCTTTTGAAGTTAACTTAAGGCCTAATATATTTCCGCTGTAATTGGTCTAAAACTTCAACTGCCACGGCTCTCTATTTttatccaattgcattcaataattcCCTATTTCTCAATAGAATTTGTTGGATGCAGAAAATTGAAGATACGGTCGGCCATGTGTCAAAAAGAAAATGTCAAATAGACAAATAATTACGAACTTTTGAATGTTTACTGGGCAGAATTGGACAAGAATAACAGGTTATtaaatgcaattggacaagaatAGGGGTTAgtgaatgcaattggacaagaatTGGGGTCATTTGAAAGTTAAGGAGAGCAGTTGAAGTTTTGGGTTTTGGGTCAAGTACACATGACAACTGGTGTATTTAGCCCTTACAGGTATGGATAATATCTCAATAAGGTCGTAAAAGTTCATTTTgtatcaataaaatcacttggaACATTATCAAATTCTCGCCAAAAATACTGACTAGAATGCTTAATCAATTCAACTAGGCCACGTAAGCTCCACATGCATTAGACTTAATACATTCCTAATCCCTTCTATTTATCAAGAAAAGCCAACCTCACCCCTATATTTTCGGAACGTACTATTtatcctaaacttgtttaaattgaTCTATTGATCCTCCAAAGTCCACGTGGCAAACAATGAGAGATTTTGGACTCACTTAAAGCAAGTGTAGGAGGCTAGTAGATCACTACAAGCAAGTCCAGAGAGTCAATAGGTCACTTTTATTAAGTTCGgagaataaataggatgttttcAAAGTATATGATGGCAATAGACTTTCCTGGACAAACAGAGAGCTACATTTGTATTACACCCGTGCATTAATTTACTGCCACATGACACTCATTTACCAGATTATTAATGTATATTAAATTAAGGTTGGAAGGTAAGAAAAAATGGGTGCGACGTGACATAAAATTAATAGACACGGTGCTCATGTGGTCTAGTTGAATTAACTAAGCATCCTAGTCAATAGTTCCGGCGAGAAAATTGGCTGAAAATGTTTAAAATAACTTTGCTGATGAGTTATTTTGTTGATACGAAATGAAGTTTTTGTCCGGTCGAATTTACCTGTCTGGTATATACTTGAGGCAACTCCAGATTGGGTATGATCCCATTGAGACCCCTATCACGTAAAACTTTGGCCCCAACTCTAATTGATCagcaatttcttcaatatcaaGTGCTTCACTCTTTACAGTTCTCTTAGAATTTGGATCACTGCCTCCATATCCAGCTCGATCAAACAGCAGAAAATATATACCCAACTCCTCCATCAGTTCCTGAAAACTAAAGCATGTGAAATTCACTTTATTTGTACATTTCAAAAACCAAACCAGTAGTAGTTAGTTCTATGCTGAATTCAAGACTACAAATTTCTTGAGAATCATTCATATTGGATTTTGATTAGGGTGGAATTTGGGTTTATGTGTCACAATCTTGTTATGTTATCTAGATATTCGTCGCGATTATACACGATATAAAAGCAAAACAAGTGATAATCGTGTTAAACAGGTCGTGTCAGTCAAGTTGTCTTTGTAAATCGTGTTCTCATGTCAGTAATTGTCACACTTAGTTACGGATAAGGTGTAAATTTAGCCCTATGTTATTTGGGGAAGAGAGGATTTAGCCTTCACTTACAAAACAATGCAATCTTATAGTCCTACATATCCTCGGCATGCAAAAACATAGCGGGAAAAGTACGAGACCCCGTATAGGCTATACATAGGAAAAGAAAACAATAGTCAAAAAACGGCTTCAGGCCCTAGTGGTATGTAGCCCTTTAGTACATACCCTTTTCAAAATCGACCAAGCAAGGCCTCGGGACAAAGATAACGACCATGACTCCCACGGGTCCTTCGGGTATGGAGATATCTCGGGAATAATTTCAGACCCCAGCTTGACCGTACATAGCAAAACTGCCACGAGATGAAAAAATGCCTCGGGTTGTAGCTTGAGAATGGGTCGGACGGTCCCGTTTCTAAAAATGACCACCAGGAGTCTCACTTATTCATCAGGTTACGAGAATATTCCAAGAACGACTCCAGACCACATATAGGCCATACACAGGGCCTAGTGGGACAAAAACGATGGCTATGACTTCCACATGTCCCTCGGGACACGAGAGGTACAATTTCAAGTCTTGTTAAtgaaatatgagtttttttcaTATGCAATTTCATGTTCTGGCCAATCCCTCAACCTCCCGCGTTATGAACAACCAATGAGGTTTGAAATAGCACatctttttttaaataaaaaaactcacATTTCGTTAACGAGACTTGAATTATACCGTCTGATACGTATTAGACTTAAAGTTTGATTGTTTTGTACGAAGACGCTAAGTCTGCTCTTCTCCAATAATTATAGGACTAAATTTATAGTTTATCCCCTAAATtcttaaataaacaaaaatacaGGATTTTTAGAAGCAAAATTGAGATAGGACTACCCACAATGTGCTTAGTTCTATCTTTAATTCTGCATATCTGTTGTCTCAATGCATTcaaatataactatataaaCTAGTTTCTTCCACTAAATTCTATGAATTCAAACAACTTCCTCCCAAATTATAAGTTTCAAAATGGATTATCTGTGTTATTATCATATTATG
The window above is part of the Euphorbia lathyris chromosome 3, ddEupLath1.1, whole genome shotgun sequence genome. Proteins encoded here:
- the LOC136222400 gene encoding uncharacterized protein isoform X2, translating into MGFLSKFKSLIKKQSFSHTVARSQTCCYSADNIAAKQRALKNPNKSDKYIKHHWRHPQNQHSFSGSHSGMVYQATQLPPEEEEELPEDAGKGSLRIRLKDGRYLAYREQGVSKDESKYMIIIVHGFGSSKEMNFLAPQELMEELGIYFLLFDRAGYGGSDPNSKRTVKSEALDIEEIADQLELGPKFYVIGVSMGSYPIWSCLKYIPDRLAGAALINPVVNYKWPSLPQSLIKDDYRRKLVQWALWFSKYAPGLLHWWVTQKWLPSTSVLEKNPFFFSTQDIEILKKIPGFPMLSKDKLQEQEVFDTLRHDFMVGFEKWDFDPIQLKNPFPQNESSVHIWQGYEDKVVPYQLQRFISGKLPWIQYHEVPHGGHLVVHYNGLCEAVLRSLLLGEEPLKLEHVLP
- the LOC136222400 gene encoding uncharacterized protein isoform X1 → MGFLSKFKSLIKKQSFSHTVARSQTCCYSADNIAAKQRALKNPNKSDKYIKHHWRHPQNQHSFSGSHSGMVSKTVVVLMIGLLGMVYQATQLPPEEEEELPEDAGKGSLRIRLKDGRYLAYREQGVSKDESKYMIIIVHGFGSSKEMNFLAPQELMEELGIYFLLFDRAGYGGSDPNSKRTVKSEALDIEEIADQLELGPKFYVIGVSMGSYPIWSCLKYIPDRLAGAALINPVVNYKWPSLPQSLIKDDYRRKLVQWALWFSKYAPGLLHWWVTQKWLPSTSVLEKNPFFFSTQDIEILKKIPGFPMLSKDKLQEQEVFDTLRHDFMVGFEKWDFDPIQLKNPFPQNESSVHIWQGYEDKVVPYQLQRFISGKLPWIQYHEVPHGGHLVVHYNGLCEAVLRSLLLGEEPLKLEHVLP